A region from the Pelagovum pacificum genome encodes:
- a CDS encoding 2-hydroxyacid dehydrogenase: MKTLFISREPLPPVIEAAREMFDVTIGTEALDRAAAATALQDYDAMIPTLGDDFGAETFAAAGDIRCKVLANFGVGYNHIDVDAAKAAGLVVSNTPDVLTDATADIGMTLILSTCRRAGEGERLLRSGAWGGFGPKSMLGTHVTGKTVGIVGMGRIGAAVARKCHHGFDMKVIYHNRSRKDAPVPAEQVDSLHDLMHRADIVVVTVPGGPATTHLIDAEALAAMRPEGIFVNIARGEVVDEAALIDALEAGTIAGAGLDVYENEPHVPERLRALENCVLLPHLGSATYETRVAMGMMAVDNAKAWAEGRPLPQAV; the protein is encoded by the coding sequence TTGAAGACGCTGTTCATCAGCCGTGAGCCGCTGCCGCCCGTGATCGAAGCCGCGCGAGAGATGTTCGATGTGACCATCGGGACCGAGGCGCTGGACCGTGCCGCCGCCGCCACCGCGTTGCAGGATTACGACGCGATGATCCCCACGCTCGGCGACGACTTCGGCGCGGAAACCTTCGCGGCCGCCGGAGACATTCGCTGCAAGGTGCTCGCCAACTTCGGCGTGGGCTACAACCACATCGACGTCGATGCGGCGAAAGCTGCAGGCCTCGTCGTATCCAACACGCCGGACGTCCTGACGGATGCGACGGCGGACATCGGCATGACGCTGATCCTGTCGACCTGCCGCCGCGCGGGTGAGGGGGAGCGGTTGCTGCGCTCCGGCGCGTGGGGCGGCTTCGGGCCGAAGTCGATGCTCGGCACGCATGTCACCGGAAAGACGGTCGGCATCGTCGGCATGGGCCGGATCGGCGCTGCGGTCGCGCGGAAGTGCCACCACGGTTTCGACATGAAGGTGATCTACCACAACCGGTCCAGGAAGGACGCGCCCGTCCCGGCAGAGCAGGTCGACAGCCTGCACGACCTGATGCATCGCGCCGACATCGTCGTCGTCACCGTGCCCGGCGGGCCGGCGACCACGCACCTGATCGATGCGGAGGCGCTCGCCGCGATGCGTCCCGAGGGTATCTTCGTCAACATCGCGCGGGGCGAGGTCGTGGATGAGGCCGCGCTGATCGACGCGCTGGAGGCTGGAACCATCGCGGGAGCCGGGCTCGACGTCTACGAGAACGAGCCCCACGTGCCCGAGCGCCTGCGCGCGCTGGAGAACTGCGTTCTGCTGCCCCACCTCGGCAGCGCGACTTACGAAACGCGCGTCGCGATGGGCATGATGGCCGTCGACAACGCGAAGGCCTGGGCCGAGGGACGCCCCCTGCCGCAGGCCGTCTGA
- a CDS encoding tRNA-binding protein, producing MAEITFDDFLAVDIRVGEITHAEPFPEARKPAIKMWISFGDEIGEKKTSAQITVHYTPETLIGRRVMAVVNFPPRQIGKFMSEVLVLGVPDEEGAIVLVAPDKTVPVGGRLH from the coding sequence GTGGCTGAGATCACCTTCGACGACTTCCTCGCGGTCGATATCCGCGTGGGTGAGATCACCCACGCCGAGCCCTTCCCCGAGGCGCGCAAGCCCGCGATCAAGATGTGGATCAGTTTCGGCGACGAGATCGGGGAGAAGAAGACCTCGGCACAGATCACCGTGCATTACACGCCGGAAACGCTGATCGGGCGCCGGGTGATGGCGGTCGTCAACTTCCCGCCCCGCCAGATCGGCAAGTTCATGTCCGAAGTCCTCGTCCTCGGCGTGCCGGATGAAGAGGGCGCCATCGTTCTCGTCGCACCTGACAAGACAGTCCCGGTCGGAGGTCGCCTGCATTGA
- the proC gene encoding pyrroline-5-carboxylate reductase yields MNMDDVTARGLVLLGCGKMGSAMLAGWLKGGLPPGSVHVADPNPSDWLQAQGVHINEPLPADPAILLVAVKPQIMDEALAGRETFGSGKTLILSVAAGTPLSRYEAAFGDSAPIIRAMPNTPAAIGRGITAIAGNANVGEDHLSLAEALLTSVGQVVRLEGEHQMDAVTAVSGSGPAYVFHLVETLAAAGEAEGLPPDLAMALAKATVGGAGQLAEDADEAPDQLRRNVTSPNGTTQAALEVLMDETNGFPALLRRAVKAAAERSKELSRG; encoded by the coding sequence ATGAACATGGATGACGTAACTGCCCGCGGCCTCGTGCTGCTTGGCTGTGGAAAGATGGGATCGGCGATGCTCGCCGGATGGCTGAAAGGCGGTCTGCCGCCCGGGTCCGTCCACGTCGCCGATCCGAACCCCTCAGACTGGCTTCAGGCGCAGGGGGTTCACATCAATGAGCCTCTCCCCGCCGATCCGGCGATCCTTCTGGTTGCCGTGAAGCCTCAGATCATGGACGAGGCGCTCGCGGGGCGTGAGACATTCGGCTCCGGAAAGACGCTGATCCTGTCTGTCGCTGCCGGTACACCATTGTCCCGCTACGAAGCGGCGTTCGGCGACTCCGCCCCCATCATCCGCGCCATGCCGAACACTCCCGCCGCCATTGGTCGAGGCATCACCGCGATCGCCGGAAACGCGAACGTCGGCGAAGATCACCTTTCGCTTGCCGAAGCGCTGCTGACCTCGGTCGGGCAAGTCGTTCGCCTTGAGGGCGAACACCAGATGGACGCGGTAACCGCCGTGTCGGGCTCTGGCCCGGCCTACGTCTTCCACCTTGTCGAAACGCTCGCCGCAGCGGGGGAGGCCGAAGGGCTGCCGCCGGACCTCGCCATGGCGCTCGCCAAGGCGACTGTGGGCGGTGCCGGCCAGTTGGCCGAGGACGCGGACGAGGCACCGGATCAGCTTCGTCGCAACGTCACCTCGCCCAACGGCACGACGCAGGCCGCGCTCGAGGTTCTGATGGATGAAACGAACGGCTTCCCCGCCCTGCTGCGCCGCGCCGTAAAGGCCGCCGCCGAACGCTCGAAGGAATTGTCCCGTGGCTGA
- a CDS encoding MBL fold metallo-hydrolase: MTQTRRAFLKTATASAGAITVLPFAAKAQDQMSDTFETSAGDIIVHPIEHASFVMETPLGTIYCDPVGEADAYADYPAPDLILITHEHGDHFNADTLTALMGDETHLITNPNVHGMLPTDMMETAETLENGGSTTWNGLTIDAIPAHNTTEDRLNYHPPGRDNGYVLSFEDFRVYISGDTEPTEEMMALEDIDLAFLCMNLPYTMTAEQAAEAVQSFTPTYVYPYHYRGQDGGTQDPAEFAELAGDATEVKMGDWYAEGEI; this comes from the coding sequence ATGACACAGACGCGTCGCGCATTTCTCAAGACAGCAACCGCGTCCGCCGGGGCCATCACGGTCCTGCCGTTCGCCGCAAAGGCGCAGGACCAAATGTCCGATACATTCGAGACAAGCGCCGGGGACATCATCGTACACCCGATCGAACACGCCTCCTTCGTGATGGAGACGCCACTTGGCACGATCTATTGCGACCCGGTGGGTGAGGCCGACGCCTACGCCGACTACCCGGCGCCCGACCTGATCCTTATCACGCACGAACATGGCGACCACTTCAACGCCGACACGCTTACCGCGCTGATGGGGGACGAGACGCACCTGATCACCAACCCCAACGTCCATGGCATGCTGCCCACAGACATGATGGAGACGGCGGAGACACTGGAAAACGGTGGCTCGACCACGTGGAACGGTCTGACGATCGACGCTATTCCGGCCCACAACACGACCGAGGACCGGCTGAACTATCACCCGCCGGGCCGGGACAACGGTTACGTGCTCAGCTTCGAAGACTTCCGGGTCTACATCTCCGGCGACACGGAGCCGACGGAAGAGATGATGGCGCTCGAGGACATCGACCTGGCCTTCCTCTGCATGAACCTCCCCTACACCATGACTGCCGAGCAGGCGGCCGAAGCGGTCCAGAGCTTCACGCCGACCTACGTCTATCCCTATCACTACCGCGGTCAGGATGGCGGCACGCAGGATCCGGCCGAATTCGCCGAGCTTGCCGGCGATGCGACCGAAGTGAAGATGGGCGACTGGTACGCCGAAGGCGAGATCTGA
- the rpmD gene encoding 50S ribosomal protein L30 yields MAKTIVVKQIGSPIRRPSKQRATLVGLGLNKMHKTRELEDTPSVRGMVESIPHLVEIVEERG; encoded by the coding sequence ATGGCCAAGACCATCGTCGTCAAGCAGATCGGCTCCCCGATCCGCCGCCCGTCCAAGCAGCGTGCCACGCTGGTTGGCCTGGGCCTGAACAAAATGCACAAGACCCGCGAACTGGAAGATACGCCTTCCGTGCGTGGCATGGTCGAGTCGATTCCGCACCTCGTCGAGATCGTCGAAGAGCGCGGCTGA
- the rpsE gene encoding 30S ribosomal protein S5 — protein sequence MAREPNNRGNNRDGGGRGRRDREEQTPEFADRLVAINRVSKTVKGGKRFGFAALVVVGDQKGRVGFGKGKAKEVPEAIRKATEQAKRQMIRVPLREGRTLHHDMEGRHGAGRVVMRTAPHGTGIIAGGPMRAVFEMLGVQDVVAKSIGSQNPYNMIRATLEGLVQAQSPRAVAQRRGKKVADILPKRDEAPEESSQVAEDA from the coding sequence ATGGCCAGAGAACCCAACAACCGTGGCAACAACCGTGACGGTGGTGGCCGCGGCCGCCGCGATCGCGAGGAGCAGACGCCCGAGTTCGCCGATCGTCTCGTCGCGATCAACCGCGTGTCCAAGACGGTCAAGGGCGGTAAGCGTTTCGGCTTCGCCGCGCTCGTCGTCGTCGGCGACCAGAAAGGCCGCGTCGGCTTCGGCAAAGGCAAGGCCAAGGAGGTCCCCGAGGCCATCCGCAAGGCCACCGAGCAGGCGAAGCGCCAGATGATCCGCGTTCCGCTCCGTGAAGGCCGGACGCTGCACCACGACATGGAAGGCCGCCACGGCGCCGGCCGCGTCGTCATGCGCACCGCCCCGCACGGTACCGGTATCATCGCCGGTGGTCCGATGCGTGCTGTCTTCGAAATGCTCGGCGTCCAGGACGTCGTCGCCAAGTCGATCGGTTCGCAGAACCCCTACAACATGATCCGTGCCACGCTCGAAGGCCTCGTGCAGGCCCAGTCGCCCCGCGCTGTCGCTCAGCGTCGTGGCAAGAAGGTCGCGGACATCCTGCCCAAGCGTGACGAGGCTCCCGAGGAGTCCTCTCAAGTCGCGGAGGACGCATAA
- the rplR gene encoding 50S ribosomal protein L18 has translation MATNKRTLFLKRRLRVRNKLRKVNTGVPRLSVHRSNKNISVQLIDDVQGKTLAAASSLEKDLGIVGTNNLEAAAKVGSAIAERAKAAGVTEAQFDRGGFLYHGKIKALADAAREGGLKI, from the coding sequence ATGGCTACCAACAAGCGCACCTTGTTCCTCAAGCGCCGCCTGCGCGTCCGGAACAAACTCCGCAAGGTGAACACCGGGGTTCCCCGGCTCTCCGTTCACCGGAGCAACAAGAACATCAGCGTTCAGCTGATCGACGACGTTCAGGGCAAGACCCTGGCCGCGGCCTCCTCGCTGGAGAAGGACCTCGGGATCGTCGGAACGAACAACCTCGAAGCGGCGGCCAAGGTTGGCTCCGCGATCGCCGAGCGTGCCAAGGCCGCCGGTGTGACCGAGGCCCAGTTCGACCGCGGCGGCTTCCTGTACCACGGGAAGATCAAGGCCCTCGCGGACGCCGCCCGGGAGGGCGGCCTGAAGATCTGA
- the rplF gene encoding 50S ribosomal protein L6, whose product MSRIGKKPVELPSGVSASVSGQTIEVKGPKGTRSFTATDDVTLSVEDNSVSVTPRGKSKRARQQWGMSRTMVANLVQGVTDGFKKELEINGVGYRAQMQGNTLKLNLGYSHDVDFIVPDGVTINAPKPTQIIVEGADQQMVGQVAANIREWRPPEPYKGKGIKYVDEYIFRKEGKRK is encoded by the coding sequence ATGTCTCGTATTGGGAAAAAACCGGTCGAGCTGCCGTCGGGCGTAAGCGCCTCGGTGTCCGGCCAGACGATCGAAGTGAAGGGGCCGAAAGGCACCCGCAGCTTCACCGCCACCGACGATGTCACTCTGTCCGTCGAGGACAACAGTGTCAGCGTCACGCCGCGCGGCAAGTCCAAGCGTGCGCGCCAGCAGTGGGGCATGTCCCGCACGATGGTCGCGAACCTCGTTCAGGGCGTGACCGACGGCTTCAAGAAAGAGCTCGAGATCAACGGCGTCGGCTACCGCGCTCAGATGCAGGGCAACACCCTGAAGCTGAACCTCGGCTACAGCCACGACGTCGATTTCATCGTGCCGGACGGCGTGACGATCAACGCGCCGAAGCCGACGCAGATCATCGTCGAGGGTGCCGACCAGCAGATGGTCGGTCAGGTCGCGGCGAACATTCGCGAATGGCGCCCGCCGGAGCCCTACAAGGGCAAGGGCATCAAGTACGTGGACGAATATATCTTCCGTAAGGAAGGCAAGCGTAAGTAA
- the rpsH gene encoding 30S ribosomal protein S8, producing MNDPIGDMLTRIRNGQMRGKSTVLTPASKLRGWVLDVLADEGYIRGYDKATGANGHPAFEISLKYYEGTPVIRELKRVSKPGRRVYMACNDVPSVRQGLGVSIVSTSKGVMSDANARTANVGGEVLCTVF from the coding sequence ATGAACGATCCTATCGGCGATATGCTGACCCGTATCCGGAACGGCCAGATGCGCGGCAAGTCGACGGTTCTCACCCCCGCATCCAAGCTGCGTGGTTGGGTTCTCGACGTGCTCGCGGACGAAGGCTACATCCGGGGTTACGACAAGGCCACCGGTGCCAACGGGCACCCGGCCTTCGAGATCAGCCTGAAGTACTATGAGGGCACGCCCGTCATTCGCGAACTGAAGCGGGTCTCCAAACCCGGTCGTCGCGTCTACATGGCGTGTAATGACGTCCCGTCGGTCCGCCAGGGCCTCGGGGTGTCGATTGTCTCCACCTCCAAAGGTGTGATGTCGGACGCAAATGCACGCACCGCCAATGTTGGCGGCGAGGTGCTTTGCACGGTATTCTGA
- the rpsN gene encoding 30S ribosomal protein S14 — MAKKSMIEREKKRQRLVEQYAAKRAELKEIANDESKPMEERFKARLKLAKLPRNSSPTRLHNRCQLTGRPHAYYRKLKVSRIMLRELGSNGQVPGLVKSSW, encoded by the coding sequence ATGGCAAAGAAATCCATGATCGAACGCGAGAAGAAGCGTCAGCGGCTGGTGGAACAATACGCTGCCAAGCGCGCCGAGCTCAAAGAGATCGCGAACGACGAATCCAAACCGATGGAAGAGCGGTTCAAGGCTCGCCTGAAACTGGCGAAACTGCCCCGCAACTCCTCTCCGACCCGTCTTCACAACCGCTGCCAGCTTACGGGGCGTCCGCACGCCTACTACCGCAAGCTGAAAGTCAGCCGGATCATGCTGCGCGAGCTTGGCTCGAACGGTCAGGTTCCCGGCCTCGTGAAGTCCAGCTGGTAA
- the rplE gene encoding 50S ribosomal protein L5: protein MLDTANYTPRLRSVYRETIRPAMKEEFGYKNDMQIPRLDKIVLNIGAGSEAVKDSKKAKTAADDLTKIAGQQAVVTKAKKSIAGFRVREDMPLGAKVTLRGERMYEFLDRLITIAMPRVRDFRGVPGKSFDGRGNYAMGIKEHIVFPEINFDQVDEVWGIDVVICTTAATDAEAKALLKHFNMPFNS from the coding sequence ATGCTCGACACAGCGAACTACACGCCCCGGCTCCGCTCCGTCTACCGCGAGACGATCCGTCCCGCGATGAAGGAAGAGTTCGGCTACAAGAACGACATGCAGATCCCGCGCCTGGACAAGATCGTCCTGAACATCGGCGCTGGCTCGGAAGCGGTGAAGGACAGCAAGAAGGCCAAGACGGCCGCTGACGACCTCACCAAGATCGCCGGTCAGCAGGCCGTCGTCACGAAAGCGAAGAAGTCGATCGCCGGCTTCCGCGTTCGCGAGGACATGCCGCTCGGCGCGAAGGTGACGCTCCGTGGCGAACGTATGTACGAGTTCCTCGATCGCCTGATCACCATCGCCATGCCCCGCGTCCGCGACTTCCGCGGCGTCCCGGGCAAGAGCTTTGACGGTCGTGGCAACTATGCCATGGGCATCAAGGAACACATCGTCTTCCCCGAGATCAACTTCGACCAGGTCGATGAAGTCTGGGGGATCGACGTCGTCATCTGCACCACCGCGGCAACCGACGCGGAAGCCAAGGCGCTGTTGAAGCATTTCAACATGCCGTTCAACAGCTAA
- the rplX gene encoding 50S ribosomal protein L24 translates to MAAKIRKGDKVVVLAGKDKGKTGEVNSVDPKAGKAVVDGVNMAVRHQKQSQTSQGGRTPKAMPLDLSNIAVVDGNGKATRVGFRMEDGKKVRFAKTTGDVI, encoded by the coding sequence ATGGCCGCCAAGATCCGCAAAGGTGACAAGGTCGTCGTCCTTGCCGGCAAGGACAAGGGCAAGACCGGCGAAGTGAACTCCGTCGATCCGAAGGCCGGCAAGGCCGTCGTCGATGGCGTGAACATGGCCGTGCGTCACCAGAAGCAGTCCCAGACGAGCCAGGGCGGTCGCACGCCCAAGGCGATGCCGCTGGACCTCTCCAACATTGCCGTCGTCGACGGCAACGGCAAGGCAACCCGCGTCGGCTTCCGCATGGAAGACGGCAAGAAGGTCCGCTTCGCCAAGACCACGGGAGACGTGATCTGA
- the rplN gene encoding 50S ribosomal protein L14, with protein MIQMQTNLDVADNSGARRVQCIKVLGGSHRRYASVGDIIVVSVKEAIPRGRVKKGDVRKAVVVRTAKEVRREDGTAIRFDRNAAVILNNNNEPVGTRIFGPVVRELRAKNFMKIISLAPEVL; from the coding sequence ATGATCCAGATGCAGACCAATCTGGATGTCGCTGACAACTCCGGCGCTCGCCGGGTGCAGTGCATCAAGGTCCTCGGCGGCTCCCACCGCCGTTACGCATCGGTCGGCGACATCATCGTCGTTTCCGTCAAAGAGGCCATTCCGCGTGGTCGTGTGAAGAAAGGTGACGTCCGCAAGGCCGTCGTCGTTCGCACCGCCAAGGAAGTCCGCCGTGAAGACGGGACCGCGATCCGCTTCGACCGCAATGCCGCCGTCATCCTGAACAACAACAACGAGCCGGTCGGCACCCGTATCTTCGGGCCGGTGGTTCGTGAGCTGCGCGCGAAGAACTTCATGAAGATCATCTCGCTCGCTCCGGAGGTGCTCTGA
- the rpsQ gene encoding 30S ribosomal protein S17, giving the protein MPKRILQGTVTSTQNAQTVTVSIERRFKHPLLKKTVRKSKKYRAHDETEQFNVGDIVRIQECAPKSKTKRWEVIAS; this is encoded by the coding sequence ATGCCCAAACGTATCCTCCAAGGCACCGTGACCTCCACGCAGAACGCCCAGACCGTGACCGTTTCGATCGAGCGTCGCTTCAAGCACCCGCTGCTGAAGAAGACCGTCCGGAAGTCGAAGAAATACCGGGCTCACGACGAGACCGAGCAATTCAACGTTGGTGACATTGTCCGCATCCAGGAATGTGCACCGAAGTCGAAGACCAAGCGCTGGGAGGTGATTGCCTCCTGA
- the rpmC gene encoding 50S ribosomal protein L29, with protein sequence MTASDLRDKTADELRDQLVNLKKEAFNLRFQQATGQLENTARMKSVRRDVARVQTILNEKAAGAASEA encoded by the coding sequence ATGACCGCCAGCGACCTGCGTGACAAGACCGCGGACGAGCTCCGCGACCAGCTTGTCAACCTGAAGAAAGAGGCCTTCAACCTGCGCTTTCAGCAGGCCACCGGCCAACTCGAGAATACCGCGCGCATGAAGTCCGTCCGCCGTGACGTGGCTCGCGTGCAGACCATCCTCAACGAAAAAGCGGCCGGCGCCGCATCGGAGGCCTGA
- a CDS encoding polysaccharide pyruvyl transferase family protein, with protein MAKQEPLRLSWWSGRPNFGDALSPLVVSHVSGREVILGDRSEVDLFAVGSIMIRARRGYNQPQENRPTIWGTGMMGPHKTDFVDNVDFAAVRGPITASLLGLGQLPFGDPGLILSELAKTEVERGDRVGVIPHHGDFKDPQTKGQIAALPWSDDFVLIDPRNDDPLDVADQIQACRHVFSASLHGLIIADAFGVPNTWVAGREIHSTASFKFLDYFLSVGRTYQAPIGFADIVDAEKSVRSISALGYADGVASSRQALIDAFPERLKAA; from the coding sequence ATGGCGAAGCAGGAGCCGCTGAGGCTGAGCTGGTGGAGCGGACGTCCGAACTTCGGTGATGCGCTGAGCCCGCTCGTCGTGTCCCACGTCTCGGGCCGGGAAGTGATCCTCGGCGACCGGTCGGAAGTCGACCTGTTCGCCGTCGGCTCGATCATGATCCGGGCTCGTCGTGGCTACAATCAGCCACAGGAAAACCGTCCCACGATCTGGGGCACCGGCATGATGGGACCGCACAAGACGGACTTCGTCGATAACGTCGATTTCGCCGCGGTCCGTGGTCCGATCACGGCCTCGCTGCTGGGGCTCGGCCAGCTGCCGTTCGGCGATCCCGGGTTGATCCTGTCAGAGCTCGCCAAGACAGAAGTGGAGCGGGGCGACAGGGTCGGGGTGATTCCGCACCATGGGGACTTCAAGGACCCGCAGACCAAAGGGCAGATCGCGGCTCTGCCCTGGAGCGATGATTTCGTGCTCATCGATCCGCGCAACGACGATCCGCTCGACGTCGCGGACCAGATCCAGGCCTGTCGGCATGTCTTTTCGGCGTCACTGCACGGGCTCATTATCGCCGATGCCTTCGGCGTACCGAACACCTGGGTCGCGGGGCGGGAAATCCACTCGACCGCCTCCTTCAAGTTCCTCGACTATTTCCTGTCTGTCGGCCGGACGTACCAGGCGCCGATCGGCTTCGCGGACATCGTCGATGCCGAGAAATCGGTTCGATCCATCTCTGCCCTCGGCTACGCCGACGGTGTCGCCTCCTCGCGGCAGGCGTTGATCGACGCCTTCCCCGAAAGGCTGAAGGCAGCGTAG
- a CDS encoding acyl-CoA thioesterase has product MDARKLEMTVLMTPDMANFSGKVHGGALLNLLDRVAFSCASRFSHRYAVTLSVDQVVFKEPINVGELVTFRASVNHAGRTSMEVGIRVEAQDITSGRTRHTNSCYFTMVAVDDDGKPAEVPELAVLTETEDRRKRAAGLRKKLRKQFAEEMKVASEG; this is encoded by the coding sequence ATGGATGCGCGCAAGCTCGAGATGACGGTTCTGATGACGCCCGACATGGCGAACTTCAGCGGCAAGGTGCACGGCGGGGCGCTGCTGAACCTGCTGGACCGGGTGGCCTTTTCCTGCGCCTCCCGCTTCTCCCATCGCTACGCGGTGACGTTGTCGGTCGACCAGGTCGTCTTCAAGGAGCCGATCAATGTCGGAGAGCTGGTGACTTTCCGAGCCTCGGTGAACCACGCGGGCCGCACTTCGATGGAAGTCGGCATCCGCGTCGAGGCGCAGGACATCACATCGGGCCGGACGCGCCACACCAACTCCTGCTATTTCACGATGGTGGCCGTGGACGACGACGGCAAGCCGGCCGAAGTCCCCGAACTGGCGGTGCTGACCGAAACCGAAGACCGCCGCAAACGTGCCGCGGGCTTGCGCAAGAAACTGCGCAAGCAGTTCGCCGAAGAGATGAAGGTCGCCTCGGAAGGGTAG
- a CDS encoding TIGR02466 family protein, which translates to MPKLKSLFATRLYHAPLSEHGPAIDPDELANSCYSIAQDDDAGQDWCEEHGYPGYTSYASLTDLPWRFPIFADVVKSLDAHVAAFAEDLEFDLGDKELKLEDIWINILPEGGVHGSHIHPHSVISGTTYVAMPEGTSALKLEDPRLPFMMAAPIRKTGVREELKTFHSVPTEVGDVLLWESWLRHEVPMNMAEEDRISVSFNYAWG; encoded by the coding sequence ATGCCCAAGCTCAAGTCCCTTTTCGCCACACGCCTCTACCATGCGCCGCTGTCCGAGCACGGACCGGCGATCGACCCGGACGAGTTGGCCAATTCCTGCTACTCGATCGCGCAGGACGATGACGCGGGACAGGACTGGTGCGAAGAGCACGGCTATCCCGGCTACACCTCCTATGCCTCGCTCACGGACCTGCCTTGGCGCTTTCCGATATTCGCCGACGTCGTGAAGTCGCTCGATGCGCATGTCGCGGCCTTCGCCGAGGACCTCGAGTTCGACCTCGGCGACAAGGAGCTGAAGCTCGAGGACATCTGGATCAACATCCTGCCCGAGGGCGGTGTCCACGGTAGCCACATCCACCCGCATTCTGTCATCTCCGGAACGACCTACGTCGCAATGCCGGAGGGGACGTCCGCCCTGAAGCTCGAGGACCCGCGACTGCCCTTCATGATGGCCGCGCCGATCCGGAAGACAGGTGTCCGGGAAGAGTTGAAGACCTTTCACTCCGTCCCGACTGAAGTGGGCGATGTACTGCTCTGGGAAAGCTGGCTGCGCCATGAAGTGCCGATGAACATGGCCGAGGAAGACCGGATCTCGGTCTCCTTCAATTACGCCTGGGGCTGA
- a CDS encoding lysozyme family protein codes for MVALMSGVVPAFAQRASILDTAAAPLIAADRSGVAGVGRNGSLFVDRAVTGYFAPVVVSASRSAERFSSASQLDRLMDLIATAEAGADGYDAVQYGARVRPPRPPTQMRLGEITAWIAATPGQPHAIGRYQFIPTTLARLAEQVGVRADELFSPALQDRLAVELLREAGLTKFQSGDLDRESFMNNLARVWAGLPTSSGRSYYHGHAGNAATMTWVTFEQEMAAIYPENDA; via the coding sequence TTGGTCGCGCTGATGTCAGGCGTCGTGCCGGCCTTCGCGCAACGCGCGTCGATCCTCGACACTGCGGCGGCCCCTCTGATCGCGGCCGACCGAAGCGGCGTCGCCGGGGTGGGCCGCAACGGCAGCCTCTTCGTCGACCGGGCCGTCACTGGGTATTTTGCACCTGTTGTCGTCTCTGCCTCGCGGTCGGCGGAGAGGTTCAGTTCCGCCAGCCAACTCGATCGTCTGATGGACCTTATTGCAACGGCGGAGGCCGGAGCGGACGGATATGACGCAGTCCAGTACGGGGCGCGGGTGCGCCCTCCCCGCCCCCCGACGCAGATGCGGCTGGGCGAGATCACGGCCTGGATCGCAGCGACTCCTGGTCAGCCCCATGCGATAGGGCGTTATCAGTTCATACCCACAACCTTGGCCCGGTTGGCGGAACAGGTCGGCGTGCGCGCGGATGAGCTGTTCTCGCCGGCTCTGCAAGATCGACTGGCCGTCGAGCTGTTGCGCGAGGCCGGCCTGACGAAATTCCAGTCGGGCGACCTGGACCGGGAGAGCTTCATGAACAACCTCGCCCGAGTCTGGGCGGGACTGCCGACTTCGTCGGGGCGCTCCTATTACCACGGCCACGCCGGGAATGCCGCGACGATGACGTGGGTCACGTTCGAGCAGGAGATGGCAGCGATTTATCCGGAGAACGACGCCTAA
- the rplP gene encoding 50S ribosomal protein L16: MLQPKRTKFRKQHKGRIHGLAKGGSDLNFGTYGLKALEPERVTARQIEAARRAMTRHMKRQGRVWIRIFPDLPVTAKPIEVRMGKGKGSVDRWTAKVKPGRVMFEIDGVNEATAREALRLAAMKLPIKTRTVVREDW; this comes from the coding sequence ATGCTTCAACCGAAACGCACGAAATTCCGCAAGCAGCACAAGGGCCGTATCCACGGCCTCGCTAAAGGCGGATCGGACCTCAACTTCGGCACCTACGGCCTCAAAGCCCTTGAGCCGGAGCGGGTTACTGCTCGTCAGATCGAAGCCGCCCGTCGTGCCATGACGCGTCACATGAAGCGTCAGGGCCGTGTCTGGATCCGTATCTTCCCGGACCTTCCGGTCACCGCGAAGCCGATCGAGGTTCGCATGGGTAAAGGTAAGGGTTCCGTCGACCGCTGGACCGCCAAGGTCAAGCCGGGCCGCGTGATGTTCGAGATCGACGGCGTGAACGAAGCCACCGCACGTGAGGCCCTGCGCCTCGCCGCGATGAAGCTGCCGATCAAGACCCGCACCGTGGTCCGCGAGGACTGGTAA